One genomic window of Megachile rotundata isolate GNS110a chromosome 12, iyMegRotu1, whole genome shotgun sequence includes the following:
- the LOC143265516 gene encoding uncharacterized protein LOC143265516, protein MPPKGCLLQANLNHSARAQDLFVHTLAEWQVGLVVAAEPYKVPEHPHWFGDNVGSVAIAWTTSPGSSVCELITRSRGFVAVNWDGTAVVGIYAPPSWTLARFEESLDEMSACIARCLPRPLLVLGDFNSKAQAWGSPSTDARGEAVLDWAATNRLRLLNRGTVNTSVRPQGESIVDLSWATPSAAQRVSGWRVGEEVETLSDHLYIRIDNCATCRRLRAAPPRRWTLKRLDEDALMVASLAAAWPEFPAGPVADVDEEADWFRESAITPVASSSASAGGGKDAWGRPYKMVMGKLRPWAPPLTESLVPQFLAEVVDTLFPRDDEPPPPASSDLIIWSDDRCPV, encoded by the exons ATGCCCCCTAAGGGCTGTCTCCTCCAGGCCAACCTGAACCACTCGGCTAGGGCTCAGGACCTTTTTGTCCATACCCTGGCCGAGTGGCAGGTAGGGTTGGTCGTGGCCGCGGAGCCTTATAAAGTCCCCGAACATCCGCACTGGTTTGGGGACAATGTGGGCTCCGTGGCAATCGCGTGGACCACCTCGCCCGGATCCTCGGTCTGCGAATTGATCACTCGCAGCCGAGGATTCGTGGCTGTGAATTGGGACGGAACCGCGGTGGTGGGCATTTATGCACCGCCCAGCTGGACCCTCGCGAGATTTGAGGAGTCTTTGGACGAGATGTCAGCGTGCATTGCGCGTTGCCTTCCCCGTCCGCTCCTGGTGCTGGGAGACTTTAACTCTAAGGCCCAAGCCTGGGGGTCTCCCAGCACTGACGCGAGGGGTGAGGCGGTGCTCGATTGGGCGGCGACAAACCGTCTCCGGCTGTTGAACCGGGGTACCGTGAACACGTCCGTGCGTCCGCAGGGGGAGTCCATCGTCGACCTTTCATGGGCGACGCCCTCTGCGGCGCAGCGCGTGTCCGGTTGGAGGGTGGGGGAGGAGGTGGAGACTTTAAGTGACCACCTCTATATCCGAATAGATAACTGCGCCACCTGTCGCCGCCTAAGGGCCGCACCACCGCGGAGATGGACGCTTAAGCGTCTAGACGAGGACGCCCTGATGGTTGCGTCCCTCGCCGCGGCCTGGCCAGAATTTCCGGCTGGGCCGGTTGCCGATGTGGATGAGGAGGCCGACTGGTTCCGGG AGAGTGCCATCACGCCCGTCGCCAGTTCCAGCGCTTCCGCCGGAGGCGGCAAGGATGCGTGGGGGCGCCCATACAAAATGGTCATGGGTAAGCTTCGACCATGGGCGCCCCCACTCACGGAGAGTTTAGTCCCCCAGTTCTTGGCGGAGGTGGTGGACACCCTGTTTCCCAGGGATGACGAGCCACCGCCTCCTGCCTCGTCGGACCTGATTATCTGGTCCGACGACAGATGTCCTGTGTGA